A genomic window from Paenibacillus sp. FSL K6-0276 includes:
- a CDS encoding VanZ family protein produces the protein MLTLYSATVIYWMFIGFGREAHTGGPLQYNLVPFRTVSLYFNLDNGLSLINRLVNLLGNVVVFIPFGFLSPLVKTRPISSLRISLYAVPCILLLECLQMLLHVGSFDIDDLLLNMLGVWIGYGLFRVVSFRSNI, from the coding sequence GTGCTAACTCTGTATAGTGCTACTGTTATCTATTGGATGTTTATCGGATTTGGACGAGAGGCCCACACAGGAGGACCTCTTCAGTACAATCTGGTTCCATTTCGTACGGTGTCACTTTATTTCAACTTGGATAACGGGTTATCGCTGATCAATCGGCTAGTAAATCTGCTAGGAAATGTTGTGGTTTTTATTCCATTTGGTTTTCTTTCGCCATTAGTAAAGACACGTCCGATTTCTTCGCTTAGGATCTCGCTATATGCTGTCCCTTGCATACTGCTATTGGAGTGTTTGCAAATGCTGCTGCATGTGGGAAGCTTCGATATTGATGATTTACTATTAAACATGCTGGGTGTGTGGATTGGCTACGGATTGTTCCGAGTGGTTAGCTTTAGAAGTAACATATAA
- a CDS encoding GNAT family N-acetyltransferase encodes MLIDLKPLIGTPEVNELLTYAVIDDPNALQQTSSEYSEQAGLKLYGWEEEELLLGLVGFEETEDGSLDIRHIAVLPENRGKGYARGMILELLTTRQPRYLVAETEDEIAADFYRSLGFMVYSLGENAAGIETLRCVYEVEEIEDEE; translated from the coding sequence ATGTTGATTGATCTTAAACCCCTCATTGGCACACCTGAGGTGAATGAACTGTTGACCTATGCGGTCATTGATGATCCGAATGCCCTACAGCAGACTTCGTCTGAGTATAGCGAACAAGCCGGGCTTAAGTTATATGGCTGGGAAGAGGAAGAATTACTGCTTGGTCTCGTGGGCTTCGAAGAAACAGAAGATGGCTCTTTGGATATTCGGCATATTGCTGTATTGCCAGAGAACAGAGGAAAAGGTTATGCACGTGGGATGATTCTGGAGCTGCTTACTACTCGTCAGCCGCGTTATCTGGTAGCTGAAACTGAGGATGAGATCGCTGCAGATTTCTACCGTAGTCTTGGGTTCATGGTGTATAGCCTTGGAGAAAATGCAGCAGGAATTGAAACGCTGAGATGTGTCTATGAAGTAGAAGAGATCGAGGATGAGGAATAA
- a CDS encoding MarR family transcriptional regulator, giving the protein MDDDVQHWINRYMDAYLIVARQAAARIKDSIAADTTNDQYQILRLINAQNQCTSTYLAESFCVGKSSITAIINRLVQAGIIERTRDENDRRQVYLSMTEHGKRVFEAAETQVHEVMSQYLLHFEEKDIEMFVMMLEKLANLIQDDGGKNQ; this is encoded by the coding sequence TTGGATGATGATGTGCAACATTGGATTAATCGCTATATGGATGCTTATTTGATTGTGGCTAGACAAGCGGCAGCAAGAATCAAAGATAGTATTGCTGCGGATACAACGAATGATCAGTATCAAATTCTTCGTCTGATCAACGCTCAGAATCAATGTACGTCTACATATCTAGCTGAATCTTTTTGTGTTGGTAAAAGTTCCATTACAGCGATAATCAACAGACTGGTGCAGGCGGGAATCATCGAGCGAACACGTGACGAGAACGACCGACGTCAGGTGTATTTATCGATGACTGAACACGGCAAAAGAGTTTTTGAAGCAGCAGAGACGCAAGTACATGAAGTAATGTCCCAGTATTTGTTACATTTTGAAGAGAAGGATATTGAGATGTTCGTCATGATGTTAGAGAAACTGGCGAACTTAATTCAAGATGATGGAGGGAAGAATCAATGA
- a CDS encoding MMPL family transporter — MKTILKARWAVIAIWLAVAVVLVMTAPSFSDLVREKGQVTVPNGYPSSRAAQIMKEAANDKGGESLHQVALVFNNPKGIGAEETASIQQGVEKLAANKEALQLDSITDPFSQSELKDTLIAKDGKTIMVALSVKGEGEAVTALPDKVDELLSGVKADHYLTSEGLITEDMIASSEAGLKKSEYITVVFILLILFVVFRSFVAPFVPLLTVGLSYIVSQSVVAFLVDRYDFPLSTFTQIFMVAVMFGIGTDYCILLISRFKEEMMTAEDTKSAIIATYRKAGGTVFYSGLAVFVGFVAIGFSKFILYRSAVAVAVGIAVMLLALVTIVPFFMAVLGKKLFWPSRGKLEHSESRIWGWAGSFSLKRPWAALLIVAVIVSPFLVTYSGKLSFNSLEEIGSEYASVKGFNIISESFGPGESMPGKIVIKNDDRMDNSEYLGLAEKISRELEKVDSVKSVRSMSRPTGELISDFLIPNQVGTLSDGLDQSNEGLTKIQTGLSEASKQLSDNAPKLTEAVAGSAKLTEGTADLKDGIVALGAGLTRIESGIKSGSSGAGEIKAGLQQAATSAKQLADANAKLLEGYKKIGGGLTQLDEGLGQLPKQLQGVAEALKGLDGSFTGLESSYPEIVQDVNYLTIKGTVAQSGTGVAQLAAGLGQVSEQLKGAASGLNEANAGYAKAAAGQTALAQGLAKLVAGIGQLQSGLDQAAAGQGQIVDKIPSITSGLDQLQGGQKQLADGFGELTGQIGALTTGLSDSADGLKKITSGLGSAQEYLNQIQAAKDDELSGFFVPAEALKAEGIGQVFDTYLSADRKVMTLDVVFTENPYSSEAIDSVGDIQAAVDRAVKGTKLENAETAISGVTSSQSDLRNISNEDYTRTVILMLSGIFIILVLLLRSIVMPIYLIISLLITYFSALGVTEAIFVNLLHFEGITWTTPFFSFVMLIALGVDYSIFLMARFNEYKTWDVREAILHAMRNMGSVILSAVIILGGTFASMYPSGVLSMMQIATVVLVGLALYALIFLPFFVPVMVRIFGRGNWWPFSVKQSGEANKQNLNM, encoded by the coding sequence ATGAAGACAATTCTAAAAGCAAGATGGGCGGTCATCGCAATCTGGCTCGCTGTAGCGGTAGTGTTAGTTATGACGGCCCCATCGTTCTCTGATCTTGTCCGTGAGAAGGGGCAGGTTACTGTTCCAAATGGATACCCTTCATCAAGAGCAGCACAAATCATGAAGGAAGCGGCAAATGACAAGGGTGGAGAATCACTCCATCAAGTAGCTCTTGTATTCAATAACCCAAAGGGAATAGGAGCCGAAGAAACAGCAAGTATTCAGCAGGGCGTTGAGAAGCTAGCTGCAAATAAGGAGGCTCTCCAGTTAGATTCCATAACCGATCCTTTTTCACAAAGCGAGCTTAAGGATACGCTGATTGCCAAAGATGGCAAGACCATTATGGTGGCGTTGTCCGTAAAAGGTGAAGGAGAGGCTGTTACTGCACTGCCAGATAAAGTGGATGAGTTGCTCTCTGGTGTTAAAGCAGATCATTATTTGACCAGTGAAGGTCTGATTACAGAGGATATGATCGCAAGCTCAGAAGCAGGGCTAAAGAAGTCGGAGTATATTACAGTTGTCTTTATTCTACTGATTCTATTCGTCGTGTTTCGTTCATTCGTAGCGCCTTTTGTACCGCTGCTGACAGTAGGTCTCAGCTATATTGTATCCCAATCTGTCGTGGCGTTTTTGGTGGATCGTTATGATTTTCCTTTATCTACATTTACTCAAATCTTTATGGTTGCGGTCATGTTCGGGATCGGTACGGATTATTGTATTCTGCTGATCAGCCGTTTTAAGGAAGAAATGATGACCGCAGAAGATACCAAAAGTGCTATCATTGCAACTTATCGAAAAGCTGGAGGAACGGTGTTCTATTCTGGCTTAGCGGTGTTCGTAGGTTTTGTAGCGATTGGATTTTCGAAATTTATCCTTTATCGTTCAGCAGTAGCTGTTGCAGTTGGAATTGCGGTTATGTTACTGGCACTTGTGACGATTGTTCCTTTCTTTATGGCTGTTCTTGGTAAAAAGCTATTCTGGCCTTCCCGTGGCAAGCTGGAGCATAGTGAGAGCCGTATTTGGGGATGGGCAGGTTCTTTTTCTTTAAAAAGACCGTGGGCCGCTCTTCTAATTGTTGCAGTAATCGTATCTCCATTCCTAGTCACCTATAGCGGTAAGCTGTCCTTTAACAGTTTGGAGGAAATTGGTTCGGAATATGCTTCGGTAAAAGGTTTTAATATCATTTCGGAGAGCTTCGGACCAGGTGAATCGATGCCTGGCAAGATCGTAATCAAGAATGATGATCGCATGGACAATTCTGAATATCTGGGACTTGCGGAGAAAATCAGCCGCGAGCTGGAAAAAGTGGATAGCGTAAAATCTGTTCGTAGCATGTCACGTCCAACAGGTGAACTGATTAGTGATTTCTTGATTCCAAATCAGGTTGGTACACTTTCTGATGGACTGGATCAGAGTAACGAAGGACTGACCAAGATCCAAACCGGATTGTCTGAAGCAAGTAAACAGCTTAGCGATAATGCTCCTAAACTTACAGAAGCTGTTGCCGGGAGTGCTAAACTGACAGAGGGCACAGCAGATCTTAAAGACGGAATCGTTGCTTTAGGCGCTGGGCTCACCCGTATTGAGAGCGGGATAAAGAGTGGCTCATCGGGTGCTGGAGAGATCAAAGCCGGTCTTCAGCAGGCAGCAACAAGTGCTAAACAGTTAGCAGATGCTAATGCGAAGTTACTTGAGGGCTATAAAAAAATCGGTGGCGGCTTAACCCAGCTGGATGAAGGACTCGGGCAGCTTCCGAAGCAGCTACAAGGTGTTGCAGAGGCATTAAAAGGACTGGACGGTTCCTTCACCGGCCTAGAGAGCAGTTATCCGGAAATTGTTCAGGATGTAAATTATTTGACGATCAAAGGTACAGTAGCACAAAGTGGTACGGGTGTAGCGCAGCTAGCAGCTGGTCTTGGTCAGGTTTCAGAACAGCTTAAAGGTGCAGCTTCTGGCTTAAATGAGGCGAATGCCGGTTATGCCAAAGCTGCGGCTGGGCAAACTGCGCTCGCGCAAGGTTTAGCTAAACTTGTAGCTGGAATCGGTCAACTGCAATCTGGACTCGATCAGGCGGCAGCAGGTCAAGGGCAGATCGTAGATAAGATTCCATCTATCACAAGTGGCCTTGATCAATTGCAAGGCGGACAGAAGCAGCTCGCGGATGGCTTTGGTGAATTGACAGGGCAGATTGGAGCCTTAACCACTGGACTAAGCGATAGTGCTGATGGATTGAAGAAAATTACAAGCGGTCTGGGCTCGGCACAAGAATACTTGAATCAGATTCAAGCGGCTAAGGATGATGAGCTGAGCGGATTCTTCGTACCAGCTGAGGCACTTAAAGCTGAAGGCATAGGGCAGGTATTTGATACGTACTTGTCTGCTGACCGTAAGGTGATGACATTGGACGTGGTATTCACCGAGAATCCTTACAGCTCAGAGGCTATAGACAGTGTGGGTGATATTCAAGCAGCAGTAGATCGTGCGGTTAAAGGTACGAAGCTTGAAAATGCTGAAACGGCTATTAGCGGGGTTACAAGCAGCCAAAGCGATTTGCGGAACATTTCCAATGAAGACTATACGCGTACAGTTATCTTGATGCTGAGCGGTATTTTCATCATATTAGTGTTGCTGCTTCGTTCAATCGTAATGCCGATTTACCTTATTATTTCACTTTTGATCACTTACTTTTCAGCGTTGGGCGTTACAGAGGCTATATTCGTTAACCTTCTGCACTTTGAAGGGATTACCTGGACGACGCCATTCTTTAGTTTTGTTATGCTGATCGCGCTGGGTGTGGATTATAGCATTTTCTTAATGGCCCGGTTTAACGAATATAAAACTTGGGATGTAAGAGAAGCGATTCTGCACGCTATGCGCAATATGGGTTCAGTTATCCTTTCGGCTGTAATTATTCTAGGCGGTACCTTCGCTTCGATGTATCCTTCAGGGGTATTGTCGATGATGCAGATTGCTACAGTGGTGCTCGTAGGATTGGCCTTGTATGCTCTAATATTCCTGCCGTTCTTTGTCCCTGTTATGGTACGGATCTTTGGCAGAGGAAATTGGTGGCCATTTTCAGTTAAACAGAGCGGAGAAGCTAACAAACAGAATTTAAATATGTAA
- a CDS encoding carbohydrate-binding protein has translation MWNASQDIVGVDHYVVYRDGVELTQANGTSFTDLTVQASTTYIYHVRAVDDAGNVSDKSSSFTVITLVKPVLPEVAAWNATGLYIVGTKVEYKGNLYEARVTFRSYGDTNWNPEPALSLWKPVTN, from the coding sequence ATGTGGAACGCCTCCCAAGATATTGTAGGTGTAGATCATTATGTTGTGTATCGAGATGGAGTTGAATTGACCCAAGCCAATGGAACTTCCTTTACGGATTTAACGGTTCAAGCTTCCACAACGTACATTTATCATGTGAGAGCTGTAGACGATGCTGGTAATGTTTCAGATAAGAGCTCTTCGTTTACAGTTATAACGCTTGTGAAACCCGTATTACCAGAAGTAGCAGCTTGGAATGCAACCGGTTTGTACATTGTAGGAACAAAAGTTGAATACAAGGGTAACCTTTATGAAGCGCGAGTGACATTTAGAAGTTATGGTGATACCAATTGGAATCCTGAGCCGGCATTATCACTGTGGAAACCAGTAACGAACTAA
- a CDS encoding ATP-binding cassette domain-containing protein yields the protein MIEIKNVRKTYYPEKSTPIPALKDVDLVLHNGEFVAIVGASGSGKSTLLNILGGLDKPDSGEVYINETPMSTFDDDKFSDYRKDNVGFVFQHFHLMPHLTVLENVELALAMSSYERNEAHQKCIQAIQEVGLEQVIHHKAGELSGGQQQRVAIARALVKSPNIILADEPTGALDSHTSQEITDLLKRISEQGRLVVVVTHDESVAKQASRIVRVKDGEIIEDIKQSRGNSVQTTVTAEPPRKRSFQLKSAFRLSYHRIKEKKWRYFLVSIGISMGICGFFLALAFGNGIDNYMQYSSDKVIDSKKLDFKKEQDYMVSDDYYAIKKNKHVKLVQPEFDISARIEKNPDIISFDVKPLHKEKNRSEYAAPKVMYGQLPKDEEHGIALSESTAQKLLQEGEKLKDLIGKEITIKFLSIDEITSYPSRWDTQTMKISAISERSFIGKEYSYIPYDVHTDVVKRSRFIGKDSEITTNRYEVYLDDKSSIQSVVDQLKQSYTITTPENVLKELTQTFKNIQLAMTGVSILILLISSIMVGIILFISVLERRKEIGLFKAIGGRKREVRWIFFSEAILLGGMASINGTVLGIVVQIILNQALEPRIHFQLLSINVFTILISIGFGILINVVAGTIPANQAAKLNPIQLLKQE from the coding sequence ATGATTGAAATCAAAAATGTCCGCAAAACGTATTATCCGGAAAAATCAACTCCGATCCCGGCATTAAAAGATGTGGATTTAGTGTTGCATAATGGTGAGTTCGTTGCGATCGTCGGAGCTTCGGGCTCGGGAAAATCCACACTACTTAACATTCTTGGAGGTTTGGATAAACCCGATTCGGGAGAGGTATACATCAACGAGACCCCCATGTCAACGTTTGACGATGACAAGTTCTCCGATTACCGGAAAGATAATGTCGGATTTGTATTTCAACATTTTCATCTGATGCCTCACCTAACCGTGTTGGAAAATGTAGAGTTGGCTTTGGCCATGAGCTCGTATGAGAGAAATGAAGCACACCAAAAATGTATACAAGCCATTCAGGAAGTCGGTCTGGAACAAGTAATTCACCATAAGGCTGGTGAGCTATCGGGAGGACAACAGCAAAGAGTTGCGATTGCTAGAGCATTGGTCAAGTCGCCAAACATCATATTGGCCGATGAACCGACAGGTGCTTTGGATTCTCATACGTCACAAGAAATTACTGATTTGTTGAAAAGAATTTCTGAACAAGGCCGTTTAGTCGTTGTCGTCACCCACGATGAATCGGTTGCTAAGCAAGCCTCGAGAATTGTCCGAGTCAAAGATGGAGAGATCATCGAGGACATAAAGCAAAGCCGAGGGAACTCCGTGCAAACAACGGTAACTGCCGAACCGCCCCGGAAACGATCTTTTCAATTGAAATCCGCATTCAGGCTGTCTTATCACCGGATCAAGGAAAAGAAGTGGCGATATTTCCTTGTGTCCATAGGCATCTCCATGGGGATATGCGGATTTTTCCTGGCATTGGCGTTTGGGAACGGAATAGACAATTACATGCAGTATTCATCCGATAAAGTGATAGACAGTAAAAAGCTGGATTTTAAAAAAGAACAAGATTATATGGTCAGTGATGATTATTATGCAATCAAGAAAAATAAACATGTCAAATTGGTGCAGCCTGAATTTGATATTTCGGCAAGAATTGAGAAAAATCCGGACATCATCAGCTTTGACGTCAAGCCTTTGCACAAAGAAAAAAACAGGAGCGAATACGCCGCACCGAAGGTGATGTACGGCCAACTTCCGAAAGATGAGGAGCACGGCATTGCCTTGTCAGAAAGCACAGCTCAAAAACTGCTGCAGGAAGGGGAAAAGCTGAAAGACTTAATCGGCAAAGAGATCACCATCAAATTTCTGTCCATCGACGAAATTACGAGCTATCCCTCCCGATGGGACACGCAAACGATGAAGATCTCAGCCATTTCGGAACGATCCTTTATCGGCAAAGAGTATTCATATATTCCCTACGATGTACATACCGACGTCGTCAAGCGTTCCAGATTTATCGGAAAAGACTCGGAAATCACAACCAACCGCTATGAAGTGTACTTGGACGATAAAAGCTCGATCCAATCGGTCGTTGATCAGTTGAAACAAAGCTACACCATTACAACGCCTGAAAACGTATTGAAAGAGTTAACCCAAACGTTCAAAAATATACAGCTGGCCATGACGGGGGTGTCTATCCTAATCCTGTTGATCTCTTCCATCATGGTAGGAATTATTCTATTTATCAGCGTGTTGGAGCGGAGAAAAGAAATCGGATTGTTCAAAGCGATCGGCGGAAGAAAAAGAGAAGTTCGCTGGATTTTCTTTTCGGAAGCGATTCTGCTCGGAGGCATGGCTTCTATTAACGGGACCGTGCTCGGCATCGTCGTGCAGATTATTTTGAACCAGGCGCTGGAGCCAAGGATTCATTTCCAGTTACTGAGTATCAACGTATTTACGATACTTATATCGATAGGTTTTGGTATCTTGATCAATGTCGTAGCAGGTACGATCCCTGCGAACCAGGCCGCGAAGTTAAATCCGATTCAACTGCTTAAGCAGGAATAA
- a CDS encoding response regulator transcription factor gives MMRTILIIEDEEKIANIIADYFTMNEYRTLIATDGKAGLQAYEEEAVDLIILDIMLPEIDGFSVCRRIRKKSDVPIIMLTARSEVEDQLMGYEFKADDYVTKPFNPEILVAKSNVLLERIHSAQKEEDGNKETVTLKGVTINKLTREVWIESTSIELEPKQFDLLLYLMENKHIVLSRDQILNEVWGYDYFGNERVVDAQVKKLRKNLQHKAYLIKTVFGLGYKFEVE, from the coding sequence ATGATGCGAACCATTCTAATTATTGAAGATGAAGAGAAAATTGCGAATATTATCGCTGACTATTTTACAATGAATGAATACAGAACCCTGATCGCGACGGATGGGAAGGCTGGTCTACAAGCCTATGAGGAGGAAGCCGTCGATTTGATTATTCTCGACATTATGCTGCCGGAAATAGACGGATTCTCCGTATGCAGAAGAATTAGAAAAAAATCGGATGTGCCCATCATCATGCTGACAGCACGCTCGGAAGTCGAGGATCAGTTGATGGGCTATGAATTTAAAGCGGACGATTATGTGACCAAGCCGTTCAACCCTGAGATTCTTGTGGCAAAATCTAATGTCCTTCTCGAAAGAATCCATTCCGCCCAAAAAGAAGAAGATGGAAACAAAGAAACCGTAACTTTAAAAGGAGTTACCATCAACAAGCTTACCCGGGAAGTATGGATCGAGAGTACATCCATTGAACTAGAGCCGAAGCAGTTTGATCTTTTGCTGTATTTGATGGAAAACAAGCATATCGTCTTGTCCAGAGATCAAATCCTGAATGAAGTATGGGGATATGATTATTTCGGCAACGAAAGAGTGGTTGACGCACAGGTCAAAAAACTCAGAAAAAACTTGCAGCATAAAGCCTATCTAATCAAAACCGTATTTGGTTTAGGATATAAATTCGAGGTGGAGTAA
- a CDS encoding HAMP domain-containing sensor histidine kinase: MRGIAYKLFLLHVVLFAAIFIIQIVFQSIYFEPYYVHTKKQNMKEIARTIESKIKNHEQTDVINKYITQMSENNNAIISVMDSGLQPSYGSRLNNNYSQFVVRTKDNREYKIIDDFYTISYKEINEEENISIDGLLLDDKESLVLPNKIRLGTRILEPSQISSIFFEGIAGSDHDMMNEQPKPIVIEGKVVSKPAENKSFTAQKNVLIKEMISMTNRNEGQPIPDQIHTVRDTQTDINNLVLAENMEGTDLVLLAVTSLQSVDEVIGNLNQYYIILFVFTLMIVIMIAIIFSKTLSKPLVKMSVIANQIANQNFSEKYIVKSKDELGQMGEALNKISTNLEQKITELVHANEQLAQDYEMQMKLQDKEKEFVANVSHELKTPLTIINGYIKGIKNGVYEQNALKYYDVILDEVDRMTEMIQEMLDISRLESPTYQLTESTFDLWHIFLKVYDKCKAMADEKGLNVRFEIDEEAYVRGDIKRIEQVITNLFVNAVKYTPKHSPININIIYDDSTEKYMFKIENENTRISHEEIDRIWDPFYRIEKSRSKEFGGTGLGLAIVRQILDLHYSNYGVHNTENGVVFYFDLYAVDMEF, encoded by the coding sequence ATGAGAGGGATTGCTTATAAGCTTTTTTTGTTGCATGTCGTCTTATTTGCCGCCATATTTATCATCCAAATCGTCTTTCAATCGATATATTTCGAGCCATACTATGTACATACGAAAAAGCAAAATATGAAAGAGATCGCGCGTACAATCGAATCGAAAATTAAAAATCATGAGCAGACTGACGTGATCAATAAGTATATTACCCAAATGTCGGAGAATAACAACGCTATCATTTCGGTAATGGATTCCGGTCTGCAGCCTAGCTACGGATCACGATTAAACAATAATTACTCGCAATTTGTAGTAAGGACCAAAGACAACAGGGAGTATAAAATCATTGATGACTTTTATACAATCTCATATAAAGAAATAAACGAAGAAGAAAACATCTCCATCGACGGTCTTCTATTGGATGATAAAGAATCTTTGGTTCTCCCGAATAAAATCCGCCTCGGCACACGAATCCTGGAACCATCCCAGATATCCTCGATATTTTTCGAAGGAATCGCTGGAAGTGATCACGACATGATGAATGAGCAGCCGAAGCCTATTGTAATTGAAGGGAAAGTGGTTTCCAAACCAGCGGAAAATAAATCCTTCACAGCGCAAAAGAATGTCCTCATCAAAGAAATGATCAGCATGACCAACAGAAATGAAGGGCAACCGATACCCGATCAAATACATACGGTTAGGGACACGCAAACGGACATTAATAATTTGGTGTTAGCTGAAAATATGGAAGGAACAGATCTAGTATTGCTGGCGGTCACGTCTCTCCAATCCGTAGATGAGGTTATCGGTAATTTAAACCAGTATTATATCATATTATTTGTTTTCACCTTGATGATCGTTATTATGATAGCTATTATTTTTTCCAAGACATTATCCAAGCCTCTGGTTAAAATGAGCGTCATCGCGAATCAGATCGCAAATCAAAATTTCAGCGAAAAATATATCGTGAAGTCCAAGGACGAGTTAGGTCAAATGGGCGAAGCTCTAAACAAAATTTCTACAAATCTGGAACAGAAAATTACAGAACTAGTTCATGCCAATGAACAACTGGCACAAGATTATGAAATGCAGATGAAATTACAGGACAAAGAAAAAGAGTTTGTTGCCAACGTATCTCATGAGTTAAAGACACCTTTAACCATAATAAACGGTTATATAAAAGGCATAAAGAACGGGGTATATGAGCAAAATGCTTTGAAATATTATGATGTGATCTTGGATGAGGTCGACCGAATGACAGAAATGATACAAGAGATGCTTGATATTTCAAGACTGGAGTCGCCTACCTATCAGCTTACGGAGAGCACTTTTGACTTATGGCATATCTTTTTGAAGGTTTACGACAAATGCAAAGCGATGGCTGATGAAAAAGGATTGAATGTTCGGTTTGAAATCGATGAGGAAGCTTATGTTAGAGGGGATATAAAAAGGATCGAGCAGGTCATCACCAACTTATTTGTGAATGCCGTAAAATATACACCAAAGCACAGCCCTATTAACATCAACATCATCTATGATGACAGTACAGAAAAATATATGTTCAAAATTGAAAATGAAAATACCCGTATCTCCCATGAAGAAATCGACCGAATCTGGGATCCGTTCTACAGAATCGAAAAATCTAGAAGTAAAGAATTTGGCGGGACAGGCTTGGGTCTAGCGATCGTAAGACAAATATTGGATCTCCATTACAGCAACTATGGCGTTCATAACACAGAAAATGGTGTCGTATTTTACTTTGATTTGTATGCAGTCGACATGGAATTTTAG
- a CDS encoding tetratricopeptide repeat protein: protein MLKFIGVLLLFRLVGNPFLAIFILLLILYFLDRRYVGIFPSITKPFKRMRQISKLRTTISLNPNDVSSKFDLARSLAERKKYREAKELLLQIEDRYEQSAEYWVELGHVNLKLGALEEGEAQMLRGLEINRKAQYGQPYLWLAETFRHTNHDKALHYVTQYQEIQSSSSEAYYLAGSMYKALGRSEDAKRAFEESTAVYRSLPKYKKRQERGWALRSFFAKMK, encoded by the coding sequence ATGCTTAAATTTATAGGTGTTTTACTGCTCTTCAGATTAGTGGGCAACCCTTTTCTGGCTATATTCATCCTGCTTCTTATCTTGTATTTCTTGGATCGGCGATATGTGGGCATCTTCCCCAGCATTACAAAGCCCTTCAAAAGAATGCGTCAAATTTCCAAGCTGCGTACAACCATTTCTTTGAATCCTAATGATGTCTCATCCAAATTTGATTTAGCGCGGAGTTTGGCAGAACGTAAAAAATACAGAGAAGCGAAAGAACTCCTACTCCAAATCGAGGACCGTTATGAACAATCTGCCGAATATTGGGTAGAACTTGGACATGTGAATCTTAAGTTAGGCGCTTTGGAGGAAGGCGAGGCACAGATGCTTCGAGGTCTGGAGATCAACCGTAAGGCTCAATATGGACAGCCGTATCTTTGGTTAGCTGAAACTTTCCGCCATACGAATCATGATAAAGCATTACATTACGTTACTCAGTATCAAGAAATCCAGTCTTCTTCTTCTGAGGCGTATTATCTAGCTGGCTCGATGTATAAAGCGCTTGGCAGATCAGAGGATGCGAAACGAGCTTTCGAAGAATCCACCGCTGTTTATCGTTCACTGCCGAAATATAAAAAACGACAGGAACGCGGATGGGCGTTGCGCAGCTTTTTCGCCAAGATGAAATAA